In one Neobacillus sp. CF12 genomic region, the following are encoded:
- a CDS encoding branched-chain amino acid ABC transporter permease, which translates to MEFLQQLVNGVSLGSIYALIALGYTMVYGIVKLINFAHGDVFMVGAFIGFYSITILDLGFFPSLLISMVTCAILGVLIERIAYKPLRNATRIAALITAIGVSLLIEYGVIYVRGAQPEAYPGDIVTSKSIDLFGVQISSQSLLILGTSVALMILLQFIVHKTKIGKAMRAVSHDMDAARLMGINVNNTISATFAIGSALAGAAGVIFGMYYTKIEPLMGIIPGLKAFVAAVLGGIGIIPGAMVGGLLLGVIESLVSAAGFSLWRDGVAFVVLILILIFRPAGLFGKNVREKV; encoded by the coding sequence ATGGAGTTTTTACAGCAGCTTGTTAACGGGGTGTCACTAGGCAGTATCTATGCGTTGATTGCCCTTGGCTATACAATGGTTTATGGGATTGTAAAATTAATTAACTTTGCCCATGGAGATGTCTTCATGGTAGGTGCATTTATTGGCTTTTATTCTATTACTATTTTAGATTTAGGATTTTTTCCTTCTTTGCTTATTTCGATGGTAACTTGTGCTATTCTAGGAGTTCTGATTGAAAGAATTGCCTATAAACCATTGCGTAACGCCACTAGGATTGCGGCGCTTATTACCGCAATAGGGGTTTCGCTGTTAATTGAATATGGAGTGATATATGTACGTGGTGCCCAGCCGGAAGCCTACCCTGGTGACATTGTAACGTCAAAAAGCATTGACCTTTTCGGTGTTCAAATTAGCAGCCAATCACTGTTGATTTTGGGAACTTCCGTTGCACTAATGATCTTACTTCAATTTATTGTTCATAAAACCAAAATTGGTAAAGCTATGCGTGCGGTTTCTCATGATATGGATGCAGCTAGATTGATGGGAATTAACGTTAACAATACCATTTCTGCTACCTTTGCAATTGGTTCTGCTTTAGCAGGCGCAGCAGGTGTTATTTTTGGGATGTACTATACAAAAATTGAACCGTTAATGGGAATCATTCCAGGCCTTAAAGCCTTCGTTGCGGCCGTACTTGGCGGAATCGGAATCATTCCAGGTGCAATGGTTGGCGGTTTGTTATTAGGTGTCATTGAGTCGCTTGTAAGTGCTGCCGGTTTCTCTTTATGGAGAGATGGCGTAGCGTTTGTCGTACTGATCTTAATTTTGATTTTCCGTCCAGCCGGTTTATTCGGTAAAAATGTACGGGAAAAAGTATAA
- a CDS encoding branched-chain amino acid ABC transporter permease, translating to MSILKSAKGFWLSIVLAVVFGVVMQFLITGEIINFFYVNTLYFIGINIILAASLHLIIGITGQFSIGHAGFLAVGAYASAIITMKLELPFSLGLLAGGVAAAIAGLIIGIPTLRLKGDYLAIATLGFGEIVRIVFLNIEYVGGASGMTVSQLTTWPWLFGSILLTLIVIRNFTNSTHGRACISVRENEIAADAMGINTTYYKVIAFVIGSFFAGLAGALYAHNFFIIQPTNFGFLKSFDILIFVVLGGLGSMSGAVLAAILLTIVSTFLQSFPELRMIIYSLVLVLMMLYRPQGLMGTRELTSFFKFGKSSKGGSTHDKQTVA from the coding sequence ATGAGTATTCTTAAGTCAGCAAAAGGTTTTTGGTTATCAATCGTTTTAGCCGTTGTATTTGGTGTTGTGATGCAATTTTTAATTACCGGAGAAATAATTAATTTCTTTTATGTAAACACACTTTACTTTATTGGTATTAACATTATTCTTGCTGCAAGCTTACATCTGATTATTGGAATTACTGGACAGTTTTCGATTGGACATGCAGGTTTCCTTGCTGTAGGTGCTTATGCCTCGGCTATTATTACGATGAAATTAGAGCTTCCCTTCTCCCTTGGCTTATTGGCAGGAGGAGTTGCAGCTGCGATTGCAGGCTTAATTATTGGGATCCCTACTCTTCGGCTAAAAGGAGATTATCTAGCAATTGCCACACTTGGATTTGGTGAAATTGTCCGGATTGTCTTTTTAAATATTGAATATGTTGGCGGGGCAAGCGGGATGACCGTTTCTCAACTCACCACTTGGCCATGGCTATTTGGAAGTATCCTGCTCACGCTAATCGTTATTAGAAACTTTACAAATTCAACACATGGACGAGCTTGTATTTCTGTCAGAGAAAATGAAATTGCAGCTGACGCCATGGGGATTAACACTACTTATTATAAGGTCATTGCGTTTGTCATCGGTTCCTTTTTTGCCGGCTTGGCGGGCGCCTTATATGCGCACAACTTTTTCATTATCCAGCCGACAAACTTCGGCTTCTTAAAATCTTTTGATATCTTAATCTTTGTGGTTCTTGGCGGGTTAGGCAGTATGTCTGGCGCAGTACTTGCTGCGATCTTGCTCACAATTGTTTCTACCTTCCTACAAAGCTTTCCTGAATTAAGGATGATTATTTATAGCTTAGTATTGGTATTGATGATGCTTTATCGTCCACAGGGATTAATGGGAACAAGAGAACTGACCTCATTCTTTAAGTTTGGAAAGTCTTCAAAAGGAGGGTCAACTCATGACAAACAAACCGTTGCTTAA